In Streptomyces puniciscabiei, a single genomic region encodes these proteins:
- a CDS encoding SAM-dependent methyltransferase codes for MTPTLVRQHVPHAGSAPGVDLCARARDWSEIQERMLVPLYEAVYERLEVGPATRLLGLRCGAGLALLLAAGRGATVTGVDAASPERLTLARERLLPDASRRPDGSVLGRAGTQDPGGGPRGLPGGPRGGEPVESGAPGAHPGGKPAQPGVRGATGRAAYDAGGERGASGRPRARAVRLVAGSPHDAAGAETAAYTLVTVFEPIGCLAGDFEGLGELLADALPLAARGAAVVLAGWGPPERCATSAVLRVATKLADPLRSARSWRPARRDDLEEVAQRAGLKPDGSGRVACPFGYADMDSAVRGLLSTGLFDAAIAATDAKQVDKELTEALHPHRRPDGTVWMPNVFRYLVARVP; via the coding sequence ATGACACCTACGCTCGTGCGGCAGCACGTGCCTCACGCGGGTTCCGCACCCGGCGTGGACCTGTGCGCACGCGCGCGTGACTGGTCCGAGATCCAGGAGCGGATGCTGGTGCCGCTCTACGAAGCCGTCTACGAACGACTGGAAGTGGGCCCTGCCACCCGGCTGCTGGGCCTGCGCTGCGGCGCCGGGCTCGCGCTGCTGCTGGCGGCCGGCAGAGGTGCCACCGTCACCGGTGTCGACGCCGCCTCGCCCGAACGGCTCACCCTGGCCCGCGAACGCCTGCTGCCGGACGCCTCACGCCGCCCCGACGGGAGCGTCCTCGGCCGGGCCGGAACGCAGGACCCGGGCGGCGGCCCGCGAGGCCTCCCCGGCGGCCCCCGTGGCGGCGAACCCGTCGAGTCCGGCGCCCCCGGTGCCCACCCCGGCGGAAAGCCCGCCCAGCCCGGTGTCCGCGGCGCCACCGGGCGTGCTGCGTACGACGCCGGCGGGGAGCGTGGCGCGAGCGGCCGTCCACGCGCGCGTGCCGTGCGGCTCGTCGCGGGCTCGCCCCATGACGCGGCCGGGGCGGAGACCGCCGCCTACACCCTGGTGACCGTCTTCGAGCCGATCGGGTGCCTCGCGGGCGACTTCGAGGGGCTCGGTGAGCTGCTGGCGGACGCGCTGCCGCTGGCCGCGCGCGGGGCCGCCGTGGTGCTGGCCGGGTGGGGCCCGCCGGAGCGCTGCGCCACCTCCGCGGTGCTGCGGGTGGCGACGAAACTGGCCGATCCCCTGCGCAGCGCGCGCAGCTGGCGGCCCGCCCGGCGGGACGACCTGGAGGAGGTCGCCCAGCGGGCGGGGCTGAAGCCCGACGGCTCGGGGCGGGTGGCCTGCCCGTTCGGGTACGCCGACATGGACAGCGCCGTACGGGGGCTGCTGTCGACCGGCCTGTTCGACGCGGCGATCGCGGCGACGGACGCCAAGCAGGTCGACAAGGAGCTCACGGAGGCCCTGCACCCCCACCGGCGCCCGGACGGCACCGTGTGGATGCCGAACGTCTTCCGTTACCTGGTCGCCCGCGTGCCCTAA
- the ftsH gene encoding ATP-dependent zinc metalloprotease FtsH yields the protein MSDAAPPRKAPDQPWRTEGTPDEPPRRSGGGRIRGGKWWGLLVTAVIVFLLAYVGLNYLGQGNQPTISYTEFSRQVAAGNVTKIYSKGDAIQGQLRSARANPEGGGKYTRFKTQRPAFADDRLWHNLTAHGVTVTARPVVQERSLWSNVLMSLIPIAVLVVVWILVARRLGGSLPGAGGLFGRRAPPKPVGLRPGHERTTFLDVAGIDEVKGELDDVVDFLEHPDVYRRMGAKLPRGVLLAGPPGTGKTLLARAVAGEAGVPFFSASASEFIEMIVGVGASRVRELFAEARKVAPSIIFIDEIDTIGRARAGGASMSGHDEREQTLNQILTEMDGFSGSEGVIVIAATNRADILDPALTRPGRFDRVVNVAPPDRAGRESILRIHTRDIPLSGDVDLAQMARVTPGMTGADLANLANEAALLAVKRKQEQVTAADMSEALEKVQLGAERTLVMPEEDRRRTAYHESGHALLGMLQPGADPVRKITIVPRGRALGVTMSTPEVERYAHSEEYLRGRIIGALGGMAAEDVVYGVVTTGAENDLEQVTNIARGMVARWGMSERVGRLSALPSDAQQAYGLSAAPQTLDVIDTEMRRIVDACYEEACAKLRDHRDQLDALALALLEQETLEEADAYRIAGIPRLTKEGES from the coding sequence ATGAGCGATGCGGCGCCACCACGCAAAGCCCCAGACCAGCCGTGGCGCACCGAGGGCACCCCCGACGAACCGCCGCGGCGATCCGGCGGCGGAAGGATCCGCGGCGGAAAGTGGTGGGGGCTGCTCGTCACCGCGGTGATCGTCTTCCTGCTGGCCTATGTCGGACTGAACTATCTCGGCCAGGGCAACCAGCCGACGATCTCGTACACGGAGTTCAGCAGACAGGTCGCCGCCGGCAACGTCACCAAGATCTACTCCAAGGGTGACGCGATCCAGGGCCAGCTCAGGAGCGCGCGGGCCAATCCCGAGGGCGGCGGGAAGTACACCCGGTTCAAGACACAGCGCCCCGCGTTCGCCGACGACAGGCTCTGGCACAACCTGACCGCCCACGGCGTCACCGTGACGGCACGGCCGGTCGTGCAGGAGCGCAGCCTGTGGTCCAACGTGCTGATGTCCCTGATCCCGATCGCGGTGCTGGTCGTCGTGTGGATCCTCGTCGCGCGGCGGCTCGGCGGGTCTCTGCCCGGCGCGGGCGGTCTGTTCGGCCGACGGGCGCCGCCCAAGCCCGTCGGGCTGCGGCCCGGCCACGAGCGCACGACCTTCCTGGACGTGGCCGGCATCGACGAGGTCAAGGGCGAACTGGACGACGTCGTCGACTTCCTGGAGCACCCCGACGTCTACCGCCGGATGGGCGCGAAGCTGCCCCGTGGCGTGCTGCTCGCCGGCCCGCCCGGCACCGGCAAGACCCTGCTCGCGCGCGCCGTCGCGGGCGAGGCCGGCGTGCCGTTCTTCTCCGCCTCGGCGTCCGAGTTCATCGAGATGATCGTCGGCGTCGGCGCGTCCCGGGTGCGCGAACTGTTCGCCGAGGCCCGGAAGGTGGCGCCGTCGATCATCTTCATCGACGAGATCGACACCATCGGCCGGGCCCGCGCCGGCGGTGCCTCCATGAGCGGGCACGACGAGCGCGAGCAGACGCTGAACCAGATCCTGACGGAGATGGACGGCTTCTCGGGCTCGGAGGGCGTCATCGTCATCGCCGCGACCAACCGCGCGGACATCCTGGACCCGGCCCTGACCCGCCCCGGCCGCTTCGACCGGGTGGTCAACGTGGCCCCGCCGGACCGCGCCGGGCGGGAGTCGATCCTGCGCATCCACACCCGGGACATCCCGCTCTCCGGTGACGTGGACCTGGCCCAGATGGCGCGTGTCACCCCCGGTATGACGGGCGCGGATCTGGCCAATCTCGCCAACGAGGCCGCTCTGCTCGCGGTCAAGCGCAAGCAGGAACAGGTGACCGCCGCGGACATGTCCGAGGCGCTGGAGAAGGTCCAGCTGGGGGCCGAGCGCACCCTCGTGATGCCCGAGGAGGACCGCCGGCGCACCGCCTACCACGAGAGCGGCCACGCCCTCCTCGGCATGCTGCAGCCCGGCGCCGACCCCGTCCGCAAGATCACCATCGTGCCGCGCGGCCGGGCGCTCGGGGTGACCATGTCCACGCCCGAGGTGGAGCGGTACGCCCACTCGGAGGAATACCTGCGCGGCCGCATCATCGGCGCCCTGGGCGGTATGGCCGCGGAGGACGTCGTCTACGGAGTCGTCACCACGGGCGCGGAGAACGACCTCGAACAGGTCACCAACATCGCGCGCGGGATGGTGGCCCGCTGGGGCATGAGCGAGCGCGTCGGCCGCCTGTCCGCCCTCCCGAGCGACGCCCAGCAGGCCTACGGGCTCTCCGCCGCCCCGCAGACCCTCGACGTGATCGACACCGAGATGCGGCGGATCGTCGACGCGTGCTACGAGGAGGCCTGCGCCAAACTCCGCGACCACCGCGACCAGTTGGACGCCCTCGCCCTCGCCCTGCTGGAGCAGGAGACGCTGGAGGAGGCGGACGCGTACCGGATCGCCGGGATCCCGCGCCTGACCAAGGAGGGCGAGTCCTAG
- the ffh gene encoding signal recognition particle protein — protein MFDTLSDRLSATFKNLRGKGRLSEADIDATSREIRIALLEADVALPVVRTFIKNVKERALGAEVSRALNPAQQVLKIVNDELVTILGGETRRLRFAKQPPTVIMLAGLQGAGKTTLAGKLGRWLKEQGHSPLLVAADLQRPNAVNQLSVVAERAGIAVYAPEPGNGVGDPVKVAKDSIDHARSKVHDIVIVDTAGRLGIDAEMMQQAADIRDAISPDEILFVVDAMIGQDAVNTAEAFRDGVGFDGVVLSKLDGDARGGAALSIRQITGKPIMFASNGEKLDDFDAFHPDRMASRILDMGDLLTLIEQAEKTFSQEEAAKMASKLASKKGQDFTLDDFLAQMEQVRKMGSISKLLGMLPGMGQIKDQIQNIDERDVDRTAAIIKSMTPAERQDPTIINGSRRARIAKGSGVEVSAVKNLVERFFDARKMMSRMAQGGGMPGMPGIPGMGGGPGRQKKQQKKAKGKQRSGNPMKRRQQELEEAQRREAAAQGGGAFGLPQQGGQDFELPDEFKKFMG, from the coding sequence GTGTTCGATACCCTCTCCGACCGCCTCAGCGCGACTTTCAAAAATCTCCGCGGCAAGGGGCGCCTCAGCGAGGCGGACATCGACGCCACGTCACGCGAGATCCGTATCGCGCTCCTCGAAGCGGACGTCGCTCTCCCTGTCGTCCGCACCTTCATCAAGAACGTCAAGGAACGGGCACTCGGCGCCGAGGTCTCGCGCGCGCTGAACCCCGCCCAGCAGGTGCTGAAGATCGTCAACGACGAGCTCGTCACCATCCTCGGCGGCGAGACCCGGCGCCTGCGCTTCGCCAAGCAGCCGCCCACCGTGATCATGCTGGCCGGTCTGCAGGGTGCCGGTAAGACCACCCTCGCGGGCAAGCTCGGCCGGTGGCTCAAGGAGCAGGGCCACTCCCCGCTGCTGGTCGCCGCCGACCTCCAGCGCCCGAACGCCGTCAACCAGCTGAGCGTCGTCGCCGAGCGCGCCGGCATCGCCGTCTACGCGCCCGAGCCGGGCAACGGCGTCGGCGACCCGGTCAAGGTCGCCAAGGACTCGATCGACCACGCCAGGTCCAAGGTCCACGACATCGTCATCGTGGACACCGCCGGCCGCCTCGGCATCGACGCCGAGATGATGCAGCAGGCCGCGGACATCCGGGACGCGATCAGCCCCGACGAGATCCTGTTCGTCGTCGACGCGATGATCGGTCAGGACGCCGTCAACACCGCCGAGGCCTTCCGCGACGGCGTCGGCTTCGACGGCGTGGTGCTCTCCAAGCTCGACGGTGACGCCCGCGGTGGTGCCGCCCTGTCGATCCGGCAGATCACCGGCAAGCCGATCATGTTCGCGTCGAACGGCGAGAAGCTGGACGACTTCGACGCCTTCCACCCGGACCGGATGGCCTCCCGCATCCTCGACATGGGTGACCTGCTCACCCTGATCGAGCAGGCGGAGAAGACCTTCAGCCAGGAAGAGGCCGCCAAGATGGCCTCCAAGCTGGCGTCCAAGAAGGGCCAGGACTTCACCCTCGACGACTTCCTGGCCCAGATGGAGCAGGTCCGGAAGATGGGCTCCATCTCGAAGCTCCTCGGCATGCTGCCCGGCATGGGGCAGATCAAGGACCAGATCCAGAACATCGACGAGCGGGACGTCGACCGCACCGCCGCGATCATCAAGTCGATGACCCCGGCCGAGCGCCAGGACCCGACCATCATCAACGGCTCCCGCCGCGCCCGTATCGCCAAGGGTTCAGGCGTCGAGGTCAGCGCGGTGAAGAACCTGGTCGAGCGGTTCTTCGACGCCCGCAAGATGATGTCCCGCATGGCGCAGGGCGGCGGCATGCCGGGCATGCCGGGGATCCCGGGCATGGGCGGCGGCCCCGGCCGGCAGAAGAAGCAGCAGAAGAAGGCCAAGGGCAAGCAGCGCTCCGGCAACCCGATGAAGCGCCGGCAGCAGGAGCTGGAGGAGGCCCAGCGCCGCGAGGCCGCCGCACAGGGCGGAGGCGCCTTCGGGCTGCCGCAGCAGGGCGGTCAGGACTTCGAGCTGCCGGACGAGTTCAAGAAGTTCATGGGCTGA
- a CDS encoding [protein-PII] uridylyltransferase, with protein MTGTDERMAEDSGPSGYAAARLRLLTEGARSGPPRRAALAELTDDWLAGLFTAAAEGLPGASLVAVGGYGRGELSPRSDLDLLLLHDGSDAKAVAALADRLWYPIWDLGLALDHSVRTPAEARRTAGEDLKVQLGLLDARHLAGDLGLTAGLRTAVLADWRNQAPKRLPELQELCAERAERQGELQYLLEPDLKEARGGLRDATALRAVAASWLADAPREGLADARRRLLDVRDALHLATGRATDRLALQEQDQVAAELGLLDADTLLRQVYEAARVISYASDVTWREVGRVLRSRAVRPRLRAMLGGGKPVPERSPLAEGVVEQDGEVVLARAARPERDPVLPLRAAAAAAQAGLPLSLHAVRRMAATARPLPTPWPAEAREQLVTLLGSGRPTVDVWEALEAEGLISRLLPDWERVRCRPQRNAVHVWTVDRHLIETAVRASELTRRVGRPDLLLVAALLHDIGKGWPGDHSVAGEIIAKDVAARIGFDRADVDVLSALVRHHLLLIETATRRDLDDPATVRSVAEAVGTQSTLELLHALTEADALATGPAAWSSWRGHLVADLVRRVSAVLAGDASEEPEPAAPTAEQERLAIEAYRTGGPVLALRAQTEAATGEEPSGEPLGVELVIAVPDQPAVLPAVAGVLAVHRLTVRTAELRALRLPDDVDDGSVLLLNWRVAAEYGSLPQATRLRADLVRALDGSLDIAGRLAERDAAYPRRRGWIAPPPRVTVAPAASHHATVIEVRAQDAPGLLHRIGMALEKAGVRVRSMHVSTLGSNAVDAFYVTTGAGSPLPGEDAASMARALEETLRG; from the coding sequence GTGACGGGAACGGACGAGCGGATGGCAGAGGACTCGGGACCCAGCGGCTACGCGGCGGCCCGGCTGCGCCTCCTCACCGAGGGGGCGCGGTCCGGGCCGCCGCGCCGTGCCGCCCTCGCCGAACTGACCGACGACTGGCTCGCCGGACTGTTCACGGCCGCGGCCGAAGGCCTCCCGGGAGCCTCCCTGGTCGCCGTCGGCGGCTACGGCCGCGGCGAGCTGTCCCCGCGCAGCGACCTCGACCTCCTGCTGCTGCACGACGGCTCCGACGCGAAAGCGGTCGCCGCCCTCGCCGACCGCCTCTGGTATCCCATCTGGGACCTGGGCCTCGCCCTCGACCACTCCGTGCGCACCCCGGCCGAGGCCCGCAGGACCGCCGGGGAGGATTTGAAAGTCCAACTCGGCCTTCTGGACGCCCGACACCTCGCCGGCGACCTCGGCCTCACCGCCGGCCTGCGGACGGCCGTCCTCGCCGACTGGCGCAACCAGGCCCCCAAACGCCTCCCCGAACTGCAGGAACTCTGCGCCGAGCGCGCAGAGCGCCAGGGCGAACTGCAGTACCTGCTGGAACCCGACCTCAAGGAGGCCAGGGGCGGCCTGCGGGACGCCACCGCCCTGCGCGCCGTCGCCGCCTCCTGGCTCGCCGACGCCCCGCGCGAGGGCCTCGCGGACGCGCGCAGGCGCCTGCTCGACGTACGGGACGCACTGCATCTGGCCACGGGCCGCGCCACCGACCGGCTCGCCCTCCAGGAGCAGGACCAGGTGGCGGCCGAGCTGGGGCTGCTGGACGCGGACACCCTGCTGCGGCAGGTGTACGAGGCGGCGCGGGTCATCTCGTACGCCAGTGACGTCACCTGGCGTGAAGTGGGGCGCGTGCTGCGGTCGCGCGCCGTCCGTCCGCGACTGCGCGCCATGCTGGGCGGGGGCAAGCCCGTCCCGGAGCGGTCGCCGCTGGCGGAAGGGGTGGTGGAGCAGGACGGCGAGGTGGTGCTCGCCCGCGCCGCGCGCCCCGAGCGCGACCCCGTGCTGCCCTTGCGTGCGGCGGCCGCCGCCGCACAGGCCGGTCTTCCGCTCTCCCTGCACGCCGTACGGCGCATGGCCGCCACCGCGCGCCCGCTGCCCACTCCCTGGCCCGCCGAGGCCCGTGAGCAACTGGTCACCCTGCTGGGTTCGGGCCGGCCGACCGTGGACGTCTGGGAGGCGCTGGAGGCGGAGGGGCTGATCAGCCGCCTCCTGCCGGACTGGGAACGGGTCCGCTGCCGCCCGCAGCGCAACGCCGTCCATGTGTGGACGGTCGACCGGCACCTGATCGAGACGGCCGTCCGCGCCTCCGAACTGACCCGCCGCGTCGGCCGCCCGGACCTGCTCCTGGTCGCGGCCCTGCTGCACGACATCGGCAAGGGCTGGCCCGGCGACCACTCGGTGGCCGGCGAGATCATCGCCAAGGACGTGGCGGCGCGCATCGGCTTCGACCGCGCGGATGTGGACGTGCTGTCCGCCCTCGTCCGCCACCACCTGCTGCTGATCGAGACGGCCACCCGCCGTGACCTCGACGACCCGGCCACCGTCCGCTCGGTCGCCGAGGCCGTCGGCACCCAGAGCACCCTGGAGCTGCTGCACGCCCTCACCGAGGCCGACGCCCTCGCCACCGGACCGGCCGCCTGGTCCTCCTGGCGCGGCCATCTCGTCGCCGACCTGGTCCGGCGGGTCTCCGCCGTGCTCGCCGGAGACGCCTCCGAGGAGCCGGAGCCCGCCGCGCCCACGGCCGAGCAGGAGCGGCTGGCGATCGAGGCGTACCGCACCGGCGGCCCGGTCCTCGCGCTGCGTGCCCAGACGGAAGCGGCCACCGGCGAGGAGCCGTCCGGCGAACCCCTCGGCGTGGAGCTGGTCATCGCCGTACCCGACCAGCCCGCCGTGCTCCCCGCCGTCGCCGGTGTCCTCGCCGTGCACCGCCTCACCGTCCGTACGGCGGAACTCCGCGCCCTGCGCCTGCCCGACGACGTCGACGACGGCTCGGTGCTGCTGCTCAACTGGCGGGTGGCCGCCGAGTACGGCTCCCTGCCACAGGCCACCCGGCTGCGCGCCGACCTCGTCCGTGCCCTGGACGGCAGCCTGGACATCGCCGGCCGCCTCGCCGAACGGGACGCGGCCTATCCGAGGCGCCGCGGCTGGATCGCCCCGCCGCCGAGGGTGACCGTCGCTCCGGCGGCCTCCCACCACGCCACGGTGATCGAGGTCCGCGCCCAGGACGCCCCGGGCCTGCTGCACCGGATCGGCATGGCCCTGGAGAAGGCGGGGGTGCGGGTGCGGAGCATGCACGTGTCGACCTTGGGGTCGAATGCCGTGGACGCTTTCTACGTGACGACCGGGGCGGGGTCGCCACTGCCGGGGGAGGACGCGGCGTCGATGGCCCGGGCGCTGGAGGAGACGCTGCGGGGGTGA
- a CDS encoding P-II family nitrogen regulator: protein MKLITAVVKPHRLDEIKEALQAFGVHGLTVTEASGYGRQRGHTEVYRGAEYTVDLVPKIRIEVLAEDDDAEQLIEVIVKAARTGKIGDGKVWSLPVETAVRVRTGERGPDAL from the coding sequence ATGAAGCTCATCACCGCCGTCGTCAAGCCCCACCGGCTGGACGAGATCAAGGAAGCGCTCCAGGCGTTCGGCGTCCACGGCCTGACGGTCACCGAGGCCAGCGGTTACGGTCGTCAGCGGGGTCACACCGAGGTCTACCGCGGTGCCGAGTACACCGTCGACCTGGTCCCGAAGATCCGCATAGAGGTCCTGGCCGAGGACGACGACGCCGAGCAGCTGATCGAGGTCATCGTGAAGGCCGCCCGCACCGGCAAGATCGGTGACGGCAAGGTCTGGTCCCTGCCGGTCGAGACGGCCGTACGGGTCCGTACCGGCGAGCGCGGCCCGGACGCGCTCTGA
- a CDS encoding ammonium transporter, which produces MAPAITLAAEAPKLSSANTGFMLIASALVLIMTPGLAFFYGGMVRVKSTLNMLMMSFISMGIVTILWVLYGFSLAFGTNNGLIGWDSDWFGLRKIGLTELWPGYTIPIFVFMVFQMMFAIITPALISGALADRVKFSAWSLFIALWLTLVYVPVAHWVWGADGWAYKLGVIDFAGGTAVHINAGAAALGVILVIGKRVGFKKDPMRPHSLPLVMLGAGLLWFGWFGFNAGSWLGNDDGVGALMFVNTQVATAAAMLAWLAYEKIRHGAFTTLGAASGAVAGLVAITPSGGAVSPLGAIAVGAIAGVACAAAVGLKFKFGYDDSLDVVGVHMVGGIIGSLLIGFFATGKGQSTATGVFYGDHSFTQLWKQCAGVGAVLAYSLIVSAVLAFLLDKTIGMRVTEDEEISGIDQAEHAESAYDFSGTGGGVIGSAAHAPALAATQTKKVDA; this is translated from the coding sequence ATGGCACCAGCCATCACGCTTGCCGCGGAGGCACCCAAGCTGTCGTCCGCGAACACAGGCTTCATGCTCATTGCTTCCGCCCTGGTGCTGATCATGACGCCGGGTCTCGCCTTCTTCTACGGGGGCATGGTCCGCGTCAAGAGCACCCTGAACATGCTGATGATGAGCTTCATCAGCATGGGCATCGTCACCATTCTGTGGGTGCTCTACGGCTTCTCCCTCGCCTTCGGCACGAACAACGGCCTCATCGGCTGGGACTCCGACTGGTTCGGCCTCCGCAAGATCGGTCTGACCGAGCTCTGGCCCGGATACACCATCCCGATCTTCGTGTTCATGGTCTTCCAGATGATGTTCGCGATCATCACGCCGGCCCTGATAAGCGGCGCCCTCGCGGACCGCGTCAAGTTCTCGGCCTGGTCGCTGTTCATCGCCCTGTGGCTCACGCTCGTCTACGTTCCGGTCGCACACTGGGTCTGGGGCGCGGACGGCTGGGCCTACAAGCTCGGTGTGATCGACTTCGCGGGTGGTACGGCGGTCCACATCAACGCGGGCGCGGCGGCGCTCGGTGTCATCCTCGTCATCGGCAAGCGCGTCGGCTTCAAGAAGGACCCGATGCGCCCGCACAGCCTCCCGCTGGTCATGCTCGGCGCAGGGCTCCTGTGGTTCGGCTGGTTCGGCTTCAACGCGGGCTCCTGGCTCGGCAACGACGACGGCGTCGGCGCGCTGATGTTCGTCAACACCCAGGTCGCGACGGCCGCCGCCATGCTGGCCTGGCTCGCCTACGAGAAGATCCGGCACGGCGCGTTCACCACGCTGGGCGCCGCCTCCGGCGCGGTCGCCGGTCTGGTCGCGATCACCCCGTCCGGCGGCGCGGTCTCCCCGCTCGGCGCGATCGCCGTCGGCGCCATCGCCGGTGTCGCCTGCGCCGCGGCCGTGGGCCTGAAGTTCAAGTTCGGCTACGACGACTCCCTGGACGTCGTCGGTGTCCACATGGTCGGCGGCATCATCGGTTCCCTGCTGATCGGCTTCTTCGCCACCGGCAAGGGCCAGTCCACCGCGACCGGCGTCTTCTACGGCGACCACTCCTTCACCCAGCTGTGGAAGCAGTGCGCCGGTGTCGGCGCGGTCCTCGCCTACTCCCTGATCGTCTCCGCGGTCCTCGCCTTCCTGCTGGACAAGACGATCGGCATGCGGGTCACCGAGGACGAGGAGATCTCGGGCATCGACCAGGCCGAGCACGCCGAGAGCGCCTACGACTTCAGCGGCACCGGCGGTGGTGTCATCGGCTCCGCCGCCCACGCCCCGGCCCTGGCCGCCACGCAGACCAAGAAGGTGGACGCATGA
- a CDS encoding bifunctional DNA primase/polymerase, which translates to MGFTIGGIREIRSGTRRRGRSSECTAVAEFTGLWGWDVVPGARAAAGVCSCGHADCPAPGAHPLDFAPVVPAGATLDEASKAWSEFPGAAVLLPVGQAFDVVEVSEAAGRRALVRLERMGLPLGPVTATPDGRAHFFVAPGAAAELPRLLYRMGWDDPSALDLRGLGPGTHITAPPSDRGGLGPVRWLRPPALDAATRPPAARLLLGTLAYVAHRSRARA; encoded by the coding sequence ATGGGCTTCACGATCGGCGGCATTCGCGAGATCCGCTCCGGCACGCGCCGGCGCGGCCGTTCGTCGGAGTGCACCGCCGTCGCCGAGTTCACCGGGCTGTGGGGCTGGGACGTGGTGCCGGGAGCGCGGGCCGCGGCGGGCGTCTGCAGCTGCGGACACGCCGACTGCCCGGCGCCGGGCGCGCATCCGCTGGACTTCGCGCCCGTGGTGCCGGCCGGGGCCACCCTGGACGAGGCGAGCAAGGCCTGGTCGGAGTTCCCGGGCGCCGCGGTGCTGCTGCCGGTGGGCCAGGCGTTCGACGTGGTCGAGGTGTCGGAGGCCGCCGGCCGCCGCGCCCTGGTCCGCCTGGAGCGGATGGGACTCCCCCTCGGCCCGGTGACCGCGACCCCCGACGGCCGCGCCCACTTCTTCGTCGCGCCCGGCGCCGCCGCCGAGCTGCCCCGGCTGCTCTACCGCATGGGCTGGGACGACCCCTCGGCCCTGGACCTGCGCGGCCTCGGCCCCGGTACGCACATCACCGCGCCGCCCTCCGACCGCGGCGGCCTGGGCCCGGTGCGCTGGCTGCGCCCACCCGCGCTGGACGCGGCGACCCGGCCCCCGGCGGCACGTCTGCTGCTGGGGACGCTGGCGTACGTCGCGCATCGATCGCGGGCGCGGGCGTGA
- the ftsY gene encoding signal recognition particle-docking protein FtsY, producing the protein METVILAVVIAVVVLAALGGLVVGTRRKKPLPPPPPKAPDITAPPAEPHIGEEAETPREEPRRTIEEVDLPGGPAPVAVEEPPAVPTLEKAPELEIPEPTAGRLVRLRARLSRSQNALGKGLLTLLSREHLDDETWEEIEDTLLTADVGVQPTQELVESLRERVKVLGTRTPQELRGLLREELLKVVGTDFDRTVKTEPEDRKPGIVMVVGVNGTGKTTTTGKLARVLVADGRTVVLGAADTFRAAAADQLQTWGERVGAYTVRGPEAGDPASVAFDAVKEGKEMGVDVVLIDTAGRLHTKTGLMDELGKVKRVVEKHAPLDEVLLVLDATTGQNGLVQARVFAEVVDITGIVLTKLDGTAKGGIVVAVQRELGVPVKLVGLGEGADDLAPFEPEAFVDALIGD; encoded by the coding sequence ATGGAAACCGTCATCCTTGCTGTAGTCATCGCCGTCGTCGTGCTCGCGGCGCTCGGCGGGCTGGTGGTGGGCACCCGGCGCAAGAAGCCGCTGCCTCCGCCGCCCCCGAAGGCGCCCGACATCACCGCGCCCCCGGCCGAGCCGCACATCGGCGAAGAGGCCGAGACACCGCGCGAAGAACCGCGCCGGACCATCGAGGAGGTGGACCTCCCCGGCGGCCCCGCACCGGTCGCGGTGGAGGAGCCCCCTGCCGTCCCCACCCTTGAAAAGGCGCCCGAGCTCGAGATCCCGGAGCCCACCGCAGGCCGGCTGGTCCGCCTGCGCGCCCGCCTGTCCCGCTCCCAGAACGCCCTCGGCAAGGGCCTGCTCACGCTGCTCTCGCGCGAGCACCTGGACGACGAGACCTGGGAGGAGATCGAGGACACGCTGCTCACCGCCGACGTCGGCGTACAGCCCACCCAGGAGCTGGTCGAGAGCCTGCGCGAGCGCGTGAAGGTGCTCGGCACCCGCACCCCGCAGGAGCTGCGCGGCCTGCTGCGCGAGGAACTGCTCAAGGTCGTCGGTACGGACTTCGACCGCACGGTCAAGACCGAGCCGGAGGACCGCAAGCCCGGCATCGTGATGGTCGTCGGCGTCAACGGCACCGGCAAGACCACCACCACCGGCAAGCTCGCGCGCGTGCTCGTGGCCGACGGCCGCACCGTCGTCCTGGGCGCCGCCGACACCTTCCGCGCCGCCGCCGCCGACCAGCTGCAGACCTGGGGCGAGCGGGTCGGCGCCTACACCGTGCGCGGCCCGGAGGCCGGCGACCCCGCTTCCGTCGCCTTCGACGCGGTCAAGGAAGGCAAGGAGATGGGGGTCGACGTCGTCCTCATCGACACCGCCGGCCGCCTGCACACCAAGACCGGGCTCATGGACGAGCTCGGCAAGGTCAAGCGGGTCGTGGAGAAGCACGCGCCGCTCGACGAGGTGCTGCTGGTCCTGGACGCCACCACCGGCCAGAACGGCCTGGTGCAGGCCCGCGTCTTCGCGGAGGTCGTGGACATCACCGGCATCGTGCTGACCAAGCTGGACGGCACGGCCAAGGGCGGCATCGTCGTCGCGGTCCAGCGCGAGCTGGGCGTGCCGGTGAAGCTGGTCGGACTGGGCGAGGGTGCGGATGATCTGGCGCCGTTCGAGCCGGAGGCGTTCGTGGATGCCTTGATCGGTGACTGA